A window of Henckelia pumila isolate YLH828 unplaced genomic scaffold, ASM3356847v2 CTG_466, whole genome shotgun sequence genomic DNA:
tatttataaatattttatgaaataaattagataaaaaaatttatttggtaATAAATAAGTAAATTTAAGTCGTGAATTATATTATtagttgaataaaataataaaagtttAATTTCATAATTACGAATGTTATATGTAAttgtttttaatattattttttatgtgtaatgaattttaataataattttaattctcTAAATTTGTaactttaatttaattaattaacatcgaatataaaaatacaattttgagaaaaaaaataagattaCAAACACTAAATTTATTGAAAATCAAAGATAATgatacaaaatgaaataaacaaacataacaaaacattaaattttcgaaaatcacaatacaatacaacataaaataaaataaactaaccaacacttaaaatcaaagataacgatacaacataaacttaaacaagATAATAAAcaacaaattattaaaaatcacACCACAATAAACCAAAATACATTGGATGACAAGCATTAATGAAACTTTAAAAAGGCGGTAAGCTGGATCCGGATCCTCCAATGTCACCAAAATATTTGCCATAGTTGAGACTATCACGTGCACGTTTCCTTTCTTCCCTCTCATTCAAAATTCTTGATTGTTCGGCCCGAAAGTTTTCTCGCAAAGATCGATCTTGAATAGAGTTGAGatctattaataaaattttgttttcttcttgaaaCCCGGTCAGATCCAACATTTGTCGATTTTGTTctatttttgtttcattttgttcCAATTTTCGTTCAGTTTGCAACATCCGTTTCAGTTGTAATTCATTGTTTTGTTCACGATAAGCATTTCCATGTTGGATAATCTCAAGAATTTTTTCTTGTCCTAATTTCATTGATTCAATTGTTTGTGACATATATtcatcttttttctttttcaatttgGATATTTTCACTCCAAGTGGTCGCTGTGATGAACTACCACCACTATTTTCATCACTTAAGTTAATCTCAAATGGTGATAATCCAAGGGACGCTGATTTGGGAGAATCTGTTGCTTGTGTGTCTGATTGTGGAGATTCGAAAAATTCAATACCTCTTTGAATTGGTGTACTTGACGGGATATGTGAAGCTGTAAATTTCTCCATATCTTTCATAATAGTCCATACATGATCAAACTTAAAACCTTTCTTGAAATTAGCATCCTGTTTCATTAACTCTTTTGCACGGATAATCTGTACGT
This region includes:
- the LOC140872479 gene encoding uncharacterized protein gives rise to the protein MATNARSVSYSFQEDIHICDVYLDISQDLIIGINQSRNQFCDRVEQSYNNSRAPDITEVRNKRSVQSRMGLILSAISKLRACIQQVELLHPSGASKMDIIIRAKELMKQDANFKKGFKFDHVWTIMKDMEKFTASHIPSSTPIQRGIEFFESPQSDTQATDSPKSASLGLSPFEINLSDENSGGSSSQRPLGVKISKLKKKKDEYMSQTIESMKLGQEKILEIIQHGNAYREQNNELQLKRMLQTERKLEQNETKIEQNRQMLDLTGFQEENKILLIDLNSIQDRSLRENFRAEQSRILNEREERKRARDSLNYGKYFGDIGGSGSSLPPF